In Lolium rigidum isolate FL_2022 chromosome 7, APGP_CSIRO_Lrig_0.1, whole genome shotgun sequence, the DNA window GGCCTCTCGCTTCTGCCCTCAGATTTTTTCTTAGAGGTGCTCAACACTTATGGGCTGCAGCCCCATAATATCTGCCCCAATTCCTATCTTCTTCTCTCCAACTTCGCCACGCTGTGCGAAGGTTATCTCGGAGTCCGGCCAGATATCCGGCTCCTTCAATTCTTCTACTgcgtgaagaaggagacgaaggagaAGGTGATGGTCAATTGCGGAAGCATGACTTTCGTGCTCCGCACGAAGAGGGTGTTTCCGCCCCTTTCCACACATGAATCCATCCGGTACTGgaatgccggatggttctataTCAAGAACGAATCCGTTCCGGGTCGCCACGACGGGCTTCCCGCGTTCTCCAACAACCCTTCGAAGGAGCTCGATAGCTGGAGCTACATTCCAAACCTGGCCCAGCATCCGGAGCTGGACAAAATGGCCTGGAGGATCACCAAGCCGGTCCACGACGGTCTAACCGGAATGGACCTAACTTTGAGCTGGTTCACGCGCCGGATCCAGCCGCTGAAGTACAACAAGCGGCTCATCTGCGAGTTCTTCGGAGCAGATGACCTGCTGCGGGCGACCAAGGACAACTTGCCCACGGATTCTCTAAACAAGAGGATCCATACGCTTGTGAAGATTACCCGCGGTCAGGTGgtcccggaaatcaacaaggacatctacatcaacaacacctgccctccggtatgttttgcacttAGTCATTTTTCTTTTCGTCTTTGCATGTATCTAACCTTTCAACACTTCTTTTCCAGCtcaatactttggcggaggaagatttCAGAGTTGTTTTCCGCACCCCCGTCGACTCTGAGAAGGCGGAGGAAGctccggaggaagaggaagaggaggaggaagaagaagaagaggagcccAAGAAGAAAAATGCTCTCCGCTCCTCCAAACGTCCTCGCGGCAAATCTTCCGGCCCTGACGTCGGAACCAGCGGCGAAGCCTCAGCCAAAAAGGCCAAGACCGCTCCATCCTCTAACGTTCGGCGCTACGACTCCAAGAAGGCGGAACGCGACCGCATCAAAATGCTTGCGACCGCTGGAAAAGGAACCCGCCCAACACTTCCGGAGCCACGTAAGTTTCCGGAATATAAATCTCTTTATATTGTAAGGCTAAACTTGTTATTTATTCCTTCGTTATTTTGTTCAGGAGCCAGAATGTCGTCACTTCACGAGTTACAACCCAAAAGCCGATCACCAGTTTTAGGAGAACTTCTCCGACCATCGGCCCCAACACCCCCATAATTCATTACTTTGTGAAAGCAATGTGCCATTGAGAATTGATCAGGTCGTTAACTTGTGAAAGCAATGTGTTGCGTATTAGTGGAGTCATGAAAGCAACGTACTAATACTATCGTTACTACTACGTTAAGCATTGGGGGACTAGGTTCACAAGGAGTGATTGGGGTGTTTAAGTAAAGGTGTTTAAAATAAAGAAGTAAGGATGGCATCCGGCGGAAAAAACGGGGGAAGCTAACACGTTTGGACGGAAAGAGTACTACTACCTTCGTTCCAAGAAATAAGACGCACATCTATTTTAATACAAAAATAATCATAAGAATTAagtaacaaaatcttgattacttCCTATATCTTACTAGTTTACTAGGCACACACGTGTAGCTAGATCGTCAATTTAATCTATATAATATAAATTATGTAACACAAAATTATACCATTATAAAgtatgaaatctaaaaaaattaatgatatattttttataaTATATATCTTATGTTAAGTTGGTTAAATTGACGATCTAGGAATACGCGTAGGACTAGTAAACTAaactgaaacggagggagtatattatatgtaattagtatcgttgaattcgtattaaaaagcactttctaatgattctaattttatacaaacaatctttatatatttaaattaATTTTTAATCAAATAAAAAACACATAAAACTAGGAGGCCTTGCAccctgaatcggagggagtattatcgtTTCGTTGACTTGGAACCAGGGGTCGTGAAGATAAGCTCGCGAGCAAACTCCATCTccctctcctcccctcccctGCCCCCCCGTACACCCACCTAAATCTCCCATAAAAGGCGATCATCAAGAGGAAGAGATGGCGGAATCAGCGTCAGCTGGCGGCTTGGATCCTGCTGTACTGGCGGAGGCGCCGAAGCTGGTCTACTCGGTTTCTCAGGCCATGGAGGGTCTGGCCGCCCAGATCCAGTCGCACGACGGGAAATGGGGCCCTAGGAGCTGGGGGTGGAAGGTCGTCGGCCCCGAGCTGGAGGTGCTCAAGATGTACATGCTCAAGATCTGGTTCATGTCCGCCGGCGCCGAGCCACAGCGCGCCGGAGACAAGGCTCTGGCTTTGCAGGCCAGAGATGCAACCTACTTCATCGACGACCTCCAGGATATGATACTCCACTGCTGCACCCTTGCCCGGCGAGCCAAGACTCTCAGCCACCAATTCAAGCTGCTTCCCGCTCTATGGTATTGCTGGAACCGCCTGCTTGGGCTGCTCGCCACGAAACCACCACACAAGATCATGAGGGACATCAAAGTTGTGAATCAAGAAACTCGCAGGATTGGCCATCTGCTACAGAACGGCGCAGGCCCATCGTCCACTTCGCTTCCGCTGCCACCTTCCCCTGATTTGGCCAGGGAAATCCTTCAGCCTAAGGTATTTGGCCGCGACAAGGAGAGGGATGAAATAGTGCAGATGCTCATCCGCGGCGGCAAGGTTGCTGCACCTGACATGACAGTCTCTATTGTTGGCACAGGAGGAATTGGGAAGACAACACTCGCCAAGATGGTCTTTGACGATGCACAAGTCAGGCAGCATTTTGATGTAAGATGCTGGGTCTCTGTTTCCAGTAGATTCGACCTAATGAAGCTCGCAGCCGAGATCCTAAGCTCGGCCCAGCCATCTTGGGATGGCTCTGCTGACACGATGGTGGATGTTCAAATGCTTCAGTCCGAGCTCCGCCAGTTAGTTACATCCAAGAGGTACCTGATTGTTCTCGATGATGTATGGAACAACATCACCGATGATATCTGGCTGGACATGCTTGCTCCTCTACGGTCTGCAGATATTGGTAGCAGAATCCTGGTGACTTCCCGCACGGACACCATGCCTCGTACCGTCGGCACATCGCAGCTGCACACCCTGCATCCGCTAAATAGCGACGATTGCTGGGCCCTGCTCAAGGTACATGCTTTTCCGAGTGATAGCGATGATGTCCATCCAGACCTCGAGCTGATCGGGAAGCAAATTGTTGCAAGAATCAATGGATCGCCTTTGGCTGCCAAGCTGCTGGGAGGTTTGCTGGGAGATACAAGGAGCAAAAGTCAGTGGATGAATATCATGGAAAAAGGATTACAAGACAACAATATTTCCCTTGTCCTACGCTTGAGCTATATGTACCTGCCCGTACACCTCAAGCGGTGCTTCACATACTGCAGTTTATTTGCACCAGGCTATAAGTTTGATCCAGCTCACTTGTCCTGGCTTTGGATTGCCGAGGGTTTTATTGAACCGCAAGACGGGGATGAGAGAAGGCTGGAAGACATAGCTAGAGAATATTTTGATCAGCTCCTTTCACGCTCATTCTTCCAGGAACTCAAGCTTGGACCCAAGACCTGCTATTTTGTGCACGACTTACTCCATGATCTTGCAAAGTCTGTTGCTGCAGTGGACTGCTTCCGTATTGAGGATGGCATGAACTCTGACATCCCGTCGACTGTTTGCCATCTGTCAGTCAGTGTGAATAGTATATCTGATCTTACAAACTTCTCCGCGCTCGAAAATCTGCGCACCTTGTTAATCCAGCCATCACTTCCGTTCTCCTTCAGTTGCTTCCAAGAGGATTTTGCTGTGAACTTAAAATGTCTCCTGGAGAAGACAAAACGTTTGCGTGTTCTTGATCTCAGTGGTTTTAAATTAGAAGAGTTGCCCCAATGCATTGTTGACTTACTGCACCTCCGTTACCTATCTCTCCATGGCTCCATCCAGAGGCTTCCTGAGTCGATTGGCAAGCTCCTGAATCTGCAAACATTATGCTTCACTGGGAAATGTTCCCTTGATAAGCTTCCTGCAAGCATTACTATGCTTGTCAATTTGCGCCACCTTCTTGTTGAAACAAAGTATATTGCTGGATTGACGGGCATTGGTCAGCTAGCTAACCTTCAGGGATCACTTGAGCTCCATGTTGAGAAGAGGGAAGGGCATAAATTAGAAGAGTTGATGAACATCAACGGTCTCCACGGGTTGCTCAAAATAAAAAATCTAGAAAATGTTTCAAGCTATGAAGAAGCCTGTAAAGCTGAGTTGAATAAGAAATcaaatcttagttctctgaatttgGAATGGAGCTCCGCTAGTAGAAATAAATCCCCACCTTCTGATAGAAAGGTGCTTGAAGGCCTACAGCCGCACCAAGGCATAAAGGTACTAAATGTTAGAAGGTACTGTGGCACGGAAACTCCCAGGTGGCTACAGTCATTGCAGCAGCTTAGTACCTTGCACCTTACAAATTGCAGGAGTTTGGCCATGCTTCCTCCACTGGGGCATTTGGGGTCACTCAGATACCTGCACATGAAGGAGCTGTGTGCAGTTGACCGAATTGGGCATGAGTTTTATGGCACTGGTGATGTGGCATTTCCATCCCTAAGATTCCTTGAATTTGATGATTTCCCAAGGTTGCATGACTGGTCTGGAATAGCAGACCGAGAGTCATTTCCATGCCTTGAAAGATTAGCTATAATGGATTGTCCAGAATTGGTCAAAATTCCTCCATTCTTTCCAGCTACTCGTGAAATTACCATTGAGCGTACACGATTAGTACCATATATGAGGCTTGCCTCTTTTTCTTCAACTTCAGAGAAGTTCCAGCTGGATGTATTCACAACTTCTCTTGACTTCAACGGGCTACTCAGTAAACAGCACATAGAAGCCATTGCAGCCTTAAATATAAGTGGTGCTGAAGAAATCGTTGCTACTGAAGAAACCGGGTCCTTTGTTTCTCTACAAAGGATCCAGCTTTCTCGGTGCAATGTTACGGACCAGAATTTTAGTAGGTTTCTCCAGGCTCTGCCTTGTCTGTGCTCGTTGGAGATAATAGACCTGCCTAACATAACATCTCTTCCAGCATCGGAAACACTCAAGTTTAGCACAATGCTCACCGAGTTGTCCATACGTAACTGTTGTTTGCTTCAATCTATCTTGTCACTGCAGTCTTTGGATTCGTTAAAGTATCTGGTGATCGAGAGGTGTCCTAAAGTAACAGCAAGTTCATTTCCGTTGAACTTTAAGAGCCTATCATCTCTCAAAGTGCTGAGAATATCTTATTGCTCAGAGCTCCAATCTTTACCAGCGTGTGGTCTTCCATCCTCACTAGAAACACTTAATATTATTGGGTGCCACCCAGAGTTTTCCAGGCAATCAAGAAATAGGAACGGACATTACTTTGAGAAGCTTGCAACAATACCTACTGTAATTATTCGGTGACAGAATATTGTGCAGGTATATATAAATCTCGGCTTCCTTGTTTTCCCTTtgtaattttttatttgttcCTGCAGTTTCATTAGAAATTACAAAGATCTGCATGCAACTTCTTATATCATTATTGGCTGGGACAAATCAACATAACAACCTCTTGCTCTGGCATCAGCTCGAGCCCATGCAGCTGTCGAACCAGGCCGACACCCTCGCTTGGAAGTGGAGCGGCAACAGCGTCTACTCCGCCAAATCCTGCTACAACGCCATGTTCCAAGGATCGACCCGCGGCAGCGCTTGAAAGCTCACCTGGGCCCCGCAGCGTGTCAAATTCTTCCACTGGCTAGCCAACCTGGACAGGTGTTGGACGGCCGCGTGCCTGCAACGCCGAGCACTCCAACACCACCCTCGCTGCCTTCTCTGCGACCAGGGGATGGAAACCATGCAACACCTCTTGACAGGCTGCTGCTTCTCTCAGCAGGTTTGGTTCGAGGTCCTTGCTTGGATGCGCACTACCTGCAACCCTCCGGAACGCGACGACACGCTCCAGTTCTGGTGGCATCGAGCAAGACGGAGCTCCCCAACGCCCAGCCTCAAGGGACTGGCCTCTGTCGCCCTGCTCATCCCCTGGATGCTTTGGAAACATCGCAACGACTGTTCAATGGAGCTCAGCCCTCCGTCAACACCGTCGTCAACAACATCAAGGAGGAAGCTGCCCTATGGGCAAGGGCAGGAGCGCAAGGTCGTCGCATGATCTTACCGCAGACCTGGGATGTTCACTAGTTTACCCTGTTCTTTTATATCCACCTGCGTTGTAGCCCCTCTTAGGGGGCATGTAACCTAAAAccttctatcttttcaatgaaaatgAAATGCAAAGGGCTTTTTGCGTTTTCTTGAAAAAAAATGCCCGAGTAGGATCAATATGCTCACTCTTTGCTTTGCTAGCCCATTGTACATGTCCTGATGAAATCTTGGACCTTGCCGAAACTGGGGTTCTTTTGTAGCTCAAATTTCCATTCCAGGGAGCCATATTTGCTTGATCCTGTCCTTGTCCGATTTGCACTTTTGTGAAGTGTTCAATATAGTAGTACATGATTAAGAAAACTACGAAGTGATGGGAAGTTTGGAAGAAGCGTGCAGCTTAGTACAGAAACTCTTATAGAAAAGTATAAAAGGCTAGGTGCATAAAAGACCTTTTGTTGCAATTAAAGATGGAAGTTTGTAGCAGTTACCATTATATTATGCAACAACTTTATTGTTGTGGCTACCCATCTTTAACCTGCGGTCAGTTGGTGGTCTCCAACCTAAAAATGCTGACTTATGCAGTTACTTTCTTGTGATATCTTGTCCTTGTTTAATCTTGTGAGAAATATCTGATGTTTATCTATATGTTTGGCAGTGTGATGAAACTTTGAGGGCATTGTGAAGTTCAAATGGATATCTTCACCATTGTACTGAAGACCAAAATACAAATGTGCCCATGCTTCGGGATTTTTGCAAGAAACCGCAGCGAATCCTGTCCGGACAGAGCTGATCAGATCAGCAGTTATCTGCTATCCTCGCACTAGGCTCGCACTTATGTATATGTATTTCTCGAACTGATGGGTCTTTGCAATATTGGCCTTTTTAGCATGATAGTTACTGTAATTGTTGTGTTGTTAAGTTGTATGATTAGTTTGTGGATCATATTGGATGTTTGGAGTTGTATAAATCCCTCAGGCTGTGAGGCTCTCTGAGCGAGAAGTGTGTTTGCTTTGTTGTACTACAACTGTTATTTGGTTGTACGTTGCTTGTTGAAAGATAAACTGCAAGTCTTGCTGCACCTGTACTTGCCGTCCCTTTTCTGCTCAGTCGACTGCTTTAGATTTTCCAAAGGAGAATctaatattttttttttattttgtgccaTGAAACATTAGACCACCCACAACGTGGCGCTTAATAGCAGGCGCTAGGATCAGAATCCTGCTCCGTTGGCAGTTACAGGGTGCAATCCTTGGCGCCCGATGCAAATTAGATCGCCCGACGCTAGTTTGTTTTTGGCTTGCGGCGTAGAAATTGGAAGCGGCCGGCAGGGCTAGTTAGCGTCCCAACCAGGAGCCAAGCGTTGCGTGGCTGGGCGCTTCAATAATTTATTTTTATACTCCCTAGtccctccgttcctagatataagATGTATAATTTTTTGAGAATAGACTCCAAaatataagggcatgtacaacccTGAGCGCTTAGATAGATGCTTAGGAGGAAAAAAATAAAGCACAAACACAAAATATTTCCTAAGCGCCTTGGCTCCCA includes these proteins:
- the LOC124673042 gene encoding putative disease resistance protein RGA3; the encoded protein is MAESASAGGLDPAVLAEAPKLVYSVSQAMEGLAAQIQSHDGKWGPRSWGWKVVGPELEVLKMYMLKIWFMSAGAEPQRAGDKALALQARDATYFIDDLQDMILHCCTLARRAKTLSHQFKLLPALWYCWNRLLGLLATKPPHKIMRDIKVVNQETRRIGHLLQNGAGPSSTSLPLPPSPDLAREILQPKVFGRDKERDEIVQMLIRGGKVAAPDMTVSIVGTGGIGKTTLAKMVFDDAQVRQHFDVRCWVSVSSRFDLMKLAAEILSSAQPSWDGSADTMVDVQMLQSELRQLVTSKRYLIVLDDVWNNITDDIWLDMLAPLRSADIGSRILVTSRTDTMPRTVGTSQLHTLHPLNSDDCWALLKVHAFPSDSDDVHPDLELIGKQIVARINGSPLAAKLLGGLLGDTRSKSQWMNIMEKGLQDNNISLVLRLSYMYLPVHLKRCFTYCSLFAPGYKFDPAHLSWLWIAEGFIEPQDGDERRLEDIAREYFDQLLSRSFFQELKLGPKTCYFVHDLLHDLAKSVAAVDCFRIEDGMNSDIPSTVCHLSVSVNSISDLTNFSALENLRTLLIQPSLPFSFSCFQEDFAVNLKCLLEKTKRLRVLDLSGFKLEELPQCIVDLLHLRYLSLHGSIQRLPESIGKLLNLQTLCFTGKCSLDKLPASITMLVNLRHLLVETKYIAGLTGIGQLANLQGSLELHVEKREGHKLEELMNINGLHGLLKIKNLENVSSYEEACKAELNKKSNLSSLNLEWSSASRNKSPPSDRKVLEGLQPHQGIKVLNVRRYCGTETPRWLQSLQQLSTLHLTNCRSLAMLPPLGHLGSLRYLHMKELCAVDRIGHEFYGTGDVAFPSLRFLEFDDFPRLHDWSGIADRESFPCLERLAIMDCPELVKIPPFFPATREITIERTRLVPYMRLASFSSTSEKFQLDVFTTSLDFNGLLSKQHIEAIAALNISGAEEIVATEETGSFVSLQRIQLSRCNVTDQNFSRFLQALPCLCSLEIIDLPNITSLPASETLKFSTMLTELSIRNCCLLQSILSLQSLDSLKYLVIERCPKVTASSFPLNFKSLSSLKVLRISYCSELQSLPACGLPSSLETLNIIGCHPEFSRQSRNRNGHYFEKLATIPTVIIR